One window of the Cryptomeria japonica chromosome 7, Sugi_1.0, whole genome shotgun sequence genome contains the following:
- the LOC131046703 gene encoding cellulose synthase-like protein E6, which translates to MESRDSPLYTTVAKPVAKINRAYGCVYFCAILGLLYYRIKYMPKEGYAIWMLVFCAELGLAFQWVLEMSFRLWPVDRFTYPERLSERFERELPPIDVFICTADHVKEPPLDVSNTVLSTLAFNYPVEKLTCYVSDDGGSPLTFYALLEASRFAKIWVPFCHKYSIQQRCPNAYFSEYYVNENDNFPFITEWENVKKLYEEMKYRINSTVERGTVPEHQCKEHNGFKEWKPEMTPRDHPSIVQVLLERGNDINVEGHDLPRLVYVSREKRPGHPHNFKAGALNVLIRISALMSNAPFILTLDCDMYANNCDALREAMCFFMDSRTGHQFAYVQFPQRFHGVTKNDLYANNLRKYYNIFYKGMDGIYGTLCNGTGCVHRRDVLCGSERKHSSSNLIKELINSSILIMEKAAPSKRLDEAKELAMCGYEENTQWGKKVGMLYDCAVEDILTGFSILCRGWKSVYCSPKRDAFVGCAPVNLNDTLIQHKRWTTGLLEIFVSKYCPFTYGIRHSKLALNMGYSYYLLWAPFSLPCTCYGLVPTLCMITGLPVFPQISDPWFLLFLFLPACAYAYSALEFIYVGGGSLKSWWNDQRMWMIKGVSSYLFALIQVVCKLLGISKVGFEVTSKVFDSEAAKRYEAEIFEFGVSSALLIPFSIIALINLMALMCGIVGVVREGYSAMAGMFLQVMISSFIVINCHPIYEGMFVRKDKGSMPTSITIFSTLAAALACSTALVLSLTSKSSI; encoded by the exons ATGGAATCCAGAGATTCCCCACTTTACACCACAGTAGCAAAGCCAGTTGCAAAGATAAACAGAGCCTATGGATGCGTATATTTTTGTGCAATTCTGGGGCTTCTATATTATCGTATCAAGTACATGCCAAAAGAAGGATATGCAATATGGATGTTGGTGTTTTGTGCAGAGCTAGGCTTGGCCTTCCAGTGGGTATTagagatgagcttcaggttgtggccAGTCGATCGATTTACTTATCCAGAAAGACTCTCTGAGAG GTTTGAGAGGGAGCTACCTCCCATTGATGTATTTATATGCACGGCTGACCATGTTAAAGAACCTCCACTGGATGTTTCAAACACTGTATTGTCTACTCTGGCTTTTAATTATCCAGTAGAAAAATTGACATGTTATGTATCGGATGATGGAGGATCCCCACTCACCTTTTATGCTCTGTTGGAAGCTTCACGTTTTGCAAAGATATGGGTTCCTTTTTGCCATAAGTATTCCATTCAGCAGCGATGCCCAAATGCATATTTTTCTGAATATTATGTCAATGAAAATGATAACTTCCCCTTCATTACAGAATGGGAAAATGTCAAG AAATTGTACGAGGAGATGAAATATCGTATAAATAGCACTGTAGAGAGAGGCACTGTTCCAGAACATCAATGCAAAGAACACAATGGCTTCAAAGAATGGAAACCGGAGATGACTCCACGAGACCACCCGAGTATAGTTCAG GTTTTGCTGGAAAGGGGCAACGACATTAACGTTGAGGGCCATGATTTGCCCAGACTTGTTTATGTGTCCCGTGAAAAGAGACCTGGACACCCCCATAATTTCAAGGCCGGTGCACTTAATGTTCTT ATTAGAATCTCTGCTCTAATGAGTAATGCTCCCTTCATTCTTACTCTGGACTGTGACATGTATGCCAACAACTGTGATGCCCTTCGAGAAGCCATGTGCTTTTTCATGGATTCTCGAACTGGGCACCAGTTTGCCTATGTCCAGTTTCCTCAAAGGTTTCATGGCGTTACCAAGAACGATCTGTATGCCAATAATCTCAGGAAGTATTACAAT ATATTTTATAAAGGAATGGATGGAATTTATGGCACACTATGCAATGGCACCGGATGCGTTCACCGCAGGGATGTCTTATGTGGAAGTGAGCGAAAACACAGCTCTTCAAATTTAATCAAAGAGCTtattaattcatcaattttaaTCATGGAAAAAGCAGCTCCATCGAAGAGATTGGACGAGGCGAAAGAGCTTGCCATGTGCGGCTATGAGGAGAACACCCAATGGGGGAAAAAg GTTGGCATGCTCTACGATTGTGCAGTGGAAGATATTTTGACAGGGTTTTCTATACTCTGCAGAGGATGGAAATCTGTTTACTGCTCTCCGAAAAGAGATGCTTTTGTGGGGTGTGCGCCTGTTAATCTGAATGATACTTTGATCCAACATAAAAGATGGACAACAGGTCTACTAGAGATTTTTGTTAGCAAATATTGTCCATTCACTTATGGTATACGCCATTCGAAACTGGCGCTGAACATGGGTTACAGCTATTACCTTCTATGGGCTCCGTTTTCTTTACCTTGCACCTGCTACGGTTTAGTACCGACCTTATGCATGATCACTGGCCTACCGGTATTTCCTCAG ATTTCAGATCCATGGTTTCTCCTATTTCTATTTTTGCCAGCATGTGCATATGCATACAGTGCTCTAGAGTTTATATATGTGGGAGGGGGCTCTTTAAAATCTTGGTGGAATGATCAAAGGATGTGGATGATAAAAGGTGTATCATCCTATCTGTTTGCGCTCATTCAAGTAGTCTGTAAATTACTTGGAATATCCAAAGTGGGTTTCGAGGTGACAAGCAAAGTGTTTGATAGCGAAGCAGCCAAACGATATGAGGCAGAGATTTTTGAGTTTGGGGTTTCTTCTGCATTGCTTATACCTTTTTCTATCATAGCACTGATAAATCTGATGGCATTAATGTGTGGAATTGTAGGCGTTGTGAGAGAAGGTTATTCAGCCATGGCGGGTATGTTTCTGCAGGTGATGATATCAAGCTTCATAGTAATAAATTGCCATCCGATATATGAGGGTATGTTTGTAAGGAAAGATAAGGGAAGCATGCCCACGTCTATCACCATATTCTCCACACTGGCCGCGGCCCTAGCCTGTTCGACAGCTTTGGTCCTATCCTTGACTTCTAAAAGTTCGATTTAA